The DNA sequence ACTTGCTGACGGAGAGCAAATTCAAGATACAACCACAGTACAAACTTCTGATGGAGGTGAGCAAGTCATTACAGTCACAATTATTGGTACTGATGATGCGGCTGTAGCCACTGATGATTCAGGCAGTGTGACTGAGGACATTGATGTCGATGACATCACCAACCAATTAGTGACGTCTGGTCAGATCGTGATTACAGACGTAGATAGCGACACTCCTACCTTTTCAGCTGATGGTGAGTTTAACCTCGTAGGTTCAACAAACGACTCACAACTTGGCGTATTGAGCATCGAACCTGATGGCGCTTGGACTTACGTAGTCAATAACGATGACGTGCAGTACCTAGACGACGATGAATTCGTGACAGAGGTTTATACCGTTACAGCCAGTGACGGTACCACGAGCGAAGTAACTATCACGATTAACGGTGCCGATGATCCATCTGATATAACCGTTGGCGAAGGTGATTCAGACACAGGTGAAGTGACTGAGGATGTGGATGTTGACCAAGAGAGCAACAACTTAACAACCTCCGGAACGCTAACCATCACCGATGTTGATGCTAACGATGTCGCGGCTTTTCAACCTAACGGAACGTTTAACCCTGAAGGTTCGACCAATGATACCGCGTTAGGTATTTTGACCATTACCGACGATGGCGAATGGACTTACGTCGTAGACAACGACAATGTGCAATATCTTGATGACGATGAGTTTGTTACCGAGGTTTACACTGTTACTGCCATTGACGGAACCACCAGTGAAGTAACCATCACCATCAACGGTGCTGATGATCCATCCGAAATTACTGTCGGGGAAGGTGACTCAGACATGGGTGAGGTGACAGAAGATGTTGATGTCGATCCAGAAAGCAACGACTTGATGGCGACGGGAACACTAACGATTACCGATGTTGATGCTAACGATGTCGCGGCTTTTCAACCTAACGGAACGTTTAATCCAGAAGGTTCGACCAATGATACCGCGTTGGGTATGTTGACCATTACCGATGATGGCGAATGGACTTACGTCGTAGACAACGACAACGTGCAATATCTCGATGACGATGAGTTTGTCACCGAGGTTTACACGGTTACTGCGATTGATGGGACCACCAGTGAAGTAACCATCACCATCAACGGTGCTGATGATCCATCCGAGATCACCGTTGGCGAAGGTGACTCTGATATGGGTGAGGTGACGGAAGATGTTGCTGTCGATCCAGAAAGCAACGACTTGATGGCGACGGGAACACTGACGATTACCGATGTTGATGCTAACGATGTTGCGGCTTTTCAACCTAACGGAACGTTTAATCCTGAAGGTTCGACCAATGATACCGCGTTGGGTATGTTGACCATTACCGACGATGGCGAATGGACTTACGTCGTAGACAACGACGATGTGCAATATCTTGATGACGATGAATTCGTCACCGAGGTTTACACTGTTACTGCGATTGACGGAACCACAAGTGAAGTGACCATCACCATCAACGGTGCCGATGATCCATCCGAGATCACCGTTGGGGAAGGTGACTCTGATATGGGAGAGGTGACGGAAGATGTTGATGTCAATCCTGATACCAACGAACTCTCGGTGTCTGGTACTTTAACGATTACTGATGTCGATACCAGCGATATGCCGGCCTTTAAACCTAATGGTGTGTTTAGCCCTATTGGGTCTACTTATGCACTTGCTTTGGGGATGTTAACGATTACTCCCGAAGGGGCATGGAGTTATGTCGTTGATAACGATGCGGTTCAATATTTGAATGATGATGACACGGTTATTGAGCGATATGTCGTAACCGCCATCGATGGTGTCGAGCATGTTATCGAGATAACAATCAATGGTGTCAACGATGCGCCTGAAGCGACCAGCTTTACGGTCGTCAATGATGAAGACGCGATCATACCAATCCTCTTCGATTCTGAAGATGGCGGTATGCCTGATTACATCTCAGATATAGAAGATGACCATGACGATATTCCACTTAATATTCGGATAGAAAGCTTGCCAACCAACGGCAGCCTTTTGTATACCGATGAAAATGGCGTCACCAGAGAAATTGTGCAGTCTGATGTCGACAACGGTGTGTTGTTTGTTCCAAATAATATTAGCTTCGTTGCCGGGCCCGGAGAGATGTTTGAAATGGGCTTCAGTGGCGATCCAGACGATATGCCAGATCTCGTTGATGGTTTCTATAATTGGGGTGTCGCGGTATCACCAACCGAAAGGCTAATTACCTTAGCTAACGGCAACACAATTACATTATCTATTGAAGACAATAACGATAAACCGCTTGAGCAGTACCAAGGGGAACAACCTCACGTCGGCTTTGGTATTGGTGACTCTGACGGCCAAGGAATGAACATGCAAGAAACCTTGGTCTTAGATTTTACCAACAATCCACTTGAAGTCGTTCAATTTGGATTAGATGGGTTGGGCGGGTCGTTCAACACTAATAGTAATGTTTATGTTGAAGTACTTTATACTTTCGCTGACGGTACAACCCACACAGAGCAGTATCAAAAAGACGAAGGTGATACTGGTCATGAGCAGATTCTTTACGACTTCAGTTACTCATCACCAAGTAATCCAATTGTTGGAATGGAGCTGTCATCGACTGGGGGCAGTTGGGAGTTGCGTTATGTACAAGGTAATGAAGCTGTAACCGATGACCCTCAATTTGACTATGTCGCAGTAGATTCAAATGGCGCTGAAAGTACAGTCGAAACGGTGACGGTTGATATTGAAGAACCACAACAATATAACGTGACTAGTGCTGCGAGTAACGAGCCTTTATTTGCGGGCTCTGGGAATGATCTGCTTATTGGTGATAGCGATGACAATATTTTCACCTGGTTAGACTCTGCACTCGATAATGGTACAGACATCATTAAAGACTTTGAGCTTTATACCAATGGCTCTGGTGATTTGATCGACCTAAATGATCTGATTGAAGATCCACAAGACGAAACTCAAATGGCCGAGCTTCTTGATATGATCGAAGTGTCGGTCGATGGCGAAGACATCGCTTTGTCTATTCCAATCAATGGTGGAGACGACGTTCAAACAATCGTGATAGAAGGGATCACTACGGAAATGGGTGCTTCAGTTGACCTGGGTAATGATCTCGCAATATTGGGAGAGCTTATTAAAAACGATGCAGCCTAATAGGCATCGTGGAATGCTCCATAGCTTGACGTAATGAAAGCCCTCGGTTTCGGGGGCTTTTTTGTACCCAGCATTAGCCGAAGAAAAGTTGCCTGAAATTAAAAGCTGCTTGAATCATAGGCAAAAAAAAGCCCAAACCAATGCGGTTTGGGCGGATACAAGTATAGGAGTTAATAAGGAAAATGCAGTAATTAAGAAAGCAGGGAGAGAAACAAGTTTGACGGCCTGTTAAACTTCTAAATACTCTGTTTTCTACTTAATTTATGACCCTCCATTTCTAATTCAGTTCCCAGAAAATTCAATAATTTTTCCTTTTTTATTAAACGTACATCGATTCAATCGGTTAGAGCTGATTCTTGCTGACTGGTACGACCAATTGGTGAAAATGTGATGTTGCTTGCTTGTTAAATAAATGTTCTAAGCGTATATTTCAAACAGTTGTTTAATACGAGTGATTGAAATGGCACCAAGAAGTACAACCAAAGACAAAATCTTAGATGTGGCTGAAGGCTTATTTGCTGAGCATGGTTTTAATGACACCTCTTTACGCACTATTACGGGTAAAGCCAATGTCAATCTTGCTTCAGTGAACTACCACTTTGGCGATAAGAAGACTCTGGTTCGTGCCGTATTAAATCGATACTTAGAAGCATTTATGCCTGCACTGCAAGACGCTTTAGTGAACTTAAACTTGAACGAAACGTATTCTATGAGTGATGTGTTTGAGTCTTTAAGACAACCGCTAAGAGCACTGAATGATGTTAGGCCAAACGGTACCAGCCGATTTATGTTACTCATCGGTCGAGGTTATACGGATGTGCAAGGTCACTTGCGTTGGTTCATTACAACTCGCTACAGCGAAGTACTGACTCTGTTTACGACTTCAGTAATGAAGGC is a window from the Vibrio splendidus genome containing:
- a CDS encoding TetR/AcrR family transcriptional regulator → MAPRSTTKDKILDVAEGLFAEHGFNDTSLRTITGKANVNLASVNYHFGDKKTLVRAVLNRYLEAFMPALQDALVNLNLNETYSMSDVFESLRQPLRALNDVRPNGTSRFMLLIGRGYTDVQGHLRWFITTRYSEVLTLFTTSVMKANPNLTQEQLFWRLHFTLGTCVFTMASSQALIEIAENDYDRKIDAKAVVDILIPFLAAGMSAKE
- a CDS encoding VCBS domain-containing protein, giving the protein MGNINLNILGLASGSVVLDAQGQVRRLSPGEQPAASDVIISFDTSEENVPSVSARFVDNQGQQNALDTDDAIAQVQRAIEEGFDPTELGDEFDTAAGEEGSSLTNSGRIERTGAETQAATNFETDGFESQGLSETQSIALFDIIAFALISGETNVIEFEQDEPIETGGALTSDDPDVTFIGKEVAGDNDLGTFVVNEDGTWTFVANSPYDELADGEQIQDTTTVQTSDGGEQVITVTIIGTDDAAVATDDSGSVTEDIDVDDITNQLVTSGQIVITDVDSDTPTFSADGEFNLVGSTNDSQLGVLSIEPDGAWTYVVNNDDVQYLDDDEFVTEVYTVTASDGTTSEVTITINGADDPSDITVGEGDSDTGEVTEDVDVDQESNNLTTSGTLTITDVDANDVAAFQPNGTFNPEGSTNDTALGILTITDDGEWTYVVDNDNVQYLDDDEFVTEVYTVTAIDGTTSEVTITINGADDPSEITVGEGDSDMGEVTEDVDVDPESNDLMATGTLTITDVDANDVAAFQPNGTFNPEGSTNDTALGMLTITDDGEWTYVVDNDNVQYLDDDEFVTEVYTVTAIDGTTSEVTITINGADDPSEITVGEGDSDMGEVTEDVAVDPESNDLMATGTLTITDVDANDVAAFQPNGTFNPEGSTNDTALGMLTITDDGEWTYVVDNDDVQYLDDDEFVTEVYTVTAIDGTTSEVTITINGADDPSEITVGEGDSDMGEVTEDVDVNPDTNELSVSGTLTITDVDTSDMPAFKPNGVFSPIGSTYALALGMLTITPEGAWSYVVDNDAVQYLNDDDTVIERYVVTAIDGVEHVIEITINGVNDAPEATSFTVVNDEDAIIPILFDSEDGGMPDYISDIEDDHDDIPLNIRIESLPTNGSLLYTDENGVTREIVQSDVDNGVLFVPNNISFVAGPGEMFEMGFSGDPDDMPDLVDGFYNWGVAVSPTERLITLANGNTITLSIEDNNDKPLEQYQGEQPHVGFGIGDSDGQGMNMQETLVLDFTNNPLEVVQFGLDGLGGSFNTNSNVYVEVLYTFADGTTHTEQYQKDEGDTGHEQILYDFSYSSPSNPIVGMELSSTGGSWELRYVQGNEAVTDDPQFDYVAVDSNGAESTVETVTVDIEEPQQYNVTSAASNEPLFAGSGNDLLIGDSDDNIFTWLDSALDNGTDIIKDFELYTNGSGDLIDLNDLIEDPQDETQMAELLDMIEVSVDGEDIALSIPINGGDDVQTIVIEGITTEMGASVDLGNDLAILGELIKNDAA